A genomic region of Scomber japonicus isolate fScoJap1 chromosome 5, fScoJap1.pri, whole genome shotgun sequence contains the following coding sequences:
- the lamb4 gene encoding laminin subunit beta-4, giving the protein MIFILIFIGLLPAAQLQQDQQDQQDQQDQCPRGSCNPQLGDLMVGRAPQLSASSTCGLHGPNNYCILGYLEEEQKCFTCDSRLPYDRHSNPDSHRIENAITTFDPERKMKWWQSENGVHQVSIQLDLETVFQFSHLVLSFKSFRPAAMLVERSKDFGRTWKVFRYFAEDCSLHFPTASRRPADGIEHVVCDSRYSGSEPSSDGEVVLKALDPIFEIENPYAPEIQELITITNIRINFTRLFTLGDTLLGRRRRNPQDKYYYALYNMVVRGSCFCNGHASQCMPLDGGRGDVYTQAGMVHGRCVCQHDTAGENCERCRDFHHDAPWRPGGEGHVCRSCDCNGHSDSCHFDAARFEASGGRSGGVCDGCRHDRVGPHCERCRPFLFQDPRRAPQDPDACIPCDCDAGGSEGGGLCDPLSGQCVCKGNVEGQRCDRCKHGFFGLRHEDPAGCQKCTCHALGSLGSCDQLTGRCECDRLASGEQCDRCVAGFWGLGDSGFRCSPCDCDVGGSRSNACSPHGGQCTCLPNMAGRRCTEPTAGHFLPPLDYFLYEAELAAALHDGNSAAALAGLPAAVSRDWVIQRDPTVPPDCVQYYRERGFGFQLSKGRVVLIRRTRRARLRRQTLQPGRIPLEPGHALQIIPRQRTPGQSVTWSGLGLVRVLDGAGLRFTVDNLPSSMEYRLVIRYEPETPSDWLASVSVITLSPGDGGCSSDPTGSKTLILPGNTRGGVLDSPLCLNAAARYLVDVSFNVQSGPEASHILIDSMGLIPIIESIRDFCSQSELDSFRRFRCVGLTVELDSQESLPEVCEGLIGSMSARIHNGAVPCRCNVIGSLGPSCSKVGGLCECKPNVIGRCCDTCAPQTFGFGPDGCKPCQCDPRGSVSELCDQVRGQCACRSGVTGRHCGRCQAGFWGFPHCRPCECNGLSDVCDEQSGECQTCREHATGPRCDRCVEGYYGNPASRQPCQPCLCPDIQGSGRFFASSCNQNPQSLGLTCNCWEGHKGPQCNRCSPGFYGDLTLTGSRCEECPCNNNIDPDERDACDSVTGKCLHCLHNTMGPNCQNCKPGYYGNALEQDCKECSCDRRGTEVTRCPLGSPCFCDQATGQCPCRTGAMGVLCDECEDGYWNLDGASGCQPCSCDPANSFSNICNKVSGQCPCRPEFGGRQCDECGENHFGNPDLQCISCDCNMEGTVRPSCDPETGECMCRTGVTGIFCDECAPGYDSAFPACKECHPCTTLWAQNVTDVQRAAQRMRTFIPRQGDNQPGHNRHRQRMLEMHSKLEGLTNLTALSPPKVDKMAKLYQKIGKLKDSIDPNVILINPTSLLNTEIDNIHHEFKKLLNNLKEKLMGLPDDDDGDDEDLQELLDEIQKLHKDFLSDEKRVKNANEALEDSMDTREEVKHKLSKCSSRGDLAPLEKSVKALSVVSLNRKICGEPGVGQEDCSGCGGALCRLPLGNRKCGGPNCDGIVPLGEKASDTADNAKEKLIMLSGKLQESKNKINDAQQVAQDTKALTKNLQDRINNNMDTWERDKNKTKELIQRVRDYLLDEMVPPEDIEKMARAVLDIQLPRSPDEIRSMINNINDLLSNAANFQEDMKKLEQQAKTAQDLLQKALELKEQTKNIDMNKISQDIYEAEKAQSKANDDLETASGDKDMAKDRLREITDKLDDDEKKLMSPRPKQLLDNIEALKRKTEQNREQAKEAKEAADAATGSSKDAETELDKVRKLFEVLKQQKGNESVQDEAGKRLKNIVEEVEMLRRQVEDKQRLIEDVEKNINQLIRRKQEKVAEVAELLKEVDSLRQDISKRAEGYINCSS; this is encoded by the exons ATgatcttcatcctcatcttcatcg GTCTTCTTCCAGCAGCCCAGCTCCAGCAGGACCAGCAGGACCAGCAGGACCAGCAGGACCAGTGTCCTCGCGGCTCCTGTAATCCGCAGCTCGGTGACCTCATGGTGGGTCGGGCCCCTCAGCTCTCAGCCTCCTCCACCTGCGGCCTGCATGGACCCAATAATTACTGCATCCTCGGATACTtagag GAGGAGCAGAAGTGCTTCACGTGTGACTCTCGGCTGCCGTACGATCGCCATAGCAACCCCGACAGCCACCGCATCGAGAACGCCATCACGACCTTTGACCCCGAGCGTAAAATGAAGTGGTGGCAGTCTGAGAACG gagtCCACCAGGTCAGCATCCAGCTGGATCTGGAGACCGTGTTCCAGTTCAGCCATCTGGTCCTCAGCTTCAAG aGCTTCCGCCCGGCGGCCATGTTGGTGGAGCGCTCGAAGGACTTCGGGAGAACGTGGAAAGTGTTCCGATACTTCGCGGAAGATTGTTCGCTTCATTTCCCGACGGCGTCGCGTCGGCCGGCCGACGGCATCGAACACGTGGTCTGTGACAGCCGGTACTCGGGGTCCGAGCCCTCGTCTGACGGAGAG GTGGTGCTAAAAGCTTTGGATCCAATCTTTGAAATAGAGAATCCGTACGCACCAGAGATCCAAG AGCTGATCACCATCACCAACATCCGGATCAACTTCACCCGCCTCTTCACGCTGGGCGACACTCTGCTGGGCCGCCGCCGCAGGAACCCGCAGGACAAATATTACTACGCCCTTTACAACATGGTGGTGCGAGGAAGCTGCTTCTGCAACGGCCACGCCAGCCAGTGCATGCCCCTGGACGGAGGGCGGGGGGACGTCTACACCCAGGCCGGCATG GTCCACGGCCGATGCGTCTGTCAGCACGACACGGCCGGAGAGAACTGTGAGCGCTGTCGAGACTTTCACCACGACGCCCCCTGGAGGCCCGGAGGGGAAGGACACGTCTGCAGga GTTGTGACTGTAACGGTCACTCTGACTCGTGCCACTTCGACGCGGCTCGGTTCGAGGCGTCGGGGGGGCGGAGCGGCGGCGTGTGTGACGGCTGCCGCCACGACCGGGTCGGACCTCACTGTGAGCGCTGTCGGCCGTTCCTGTTCCAGGACCCCCGGCGGGCCCCCCAGGACCCCGACGCCTGCATAC CGTGTGACTGTGATGCGGGGGGGTCAGAGGGGGGGGGTCTCTGTGACCCTCTGAGCGGTCAGTGTGTCTGTAAAGGAAACGTCGAGGGGCAACGATGCGACCGCTGCAAACACGGATTCTTTGGTCTGAGACACGAAGACCCGGCCGGCTGCCAGA agtGCACGTGTCACGCTTTGGGAAGTTTGgggtcatgtgatcagctgacaggaAGATGTGAATGTGACCGACTGGCGAGCGGAGAGCAGTGTGACCGATGTGTG gcaGGGTTCTGGGGTCTGGGGGACTCGGGGTTCAGGTGTTCTCCGTGTGACTGCGATGTCGGAGGATCCCGAAGCAACGC GTGTTCTCCTCATGGCGGTCAGTGCACCTGTCTGCCCAACATGGCCGGTCGGCGCTGCACCGAACCCACCGCCGGCCACTTCCTGCCGCCGCTGGACTACTTCCTGTATGAGGCGGAGCTCGCTGCCGCGCTGCATGATGggaactctgctgctgctctg GCGGGACTTCCTGCAGCCGTGTCCAGGGATTGGGTCATACAG CGGGACCCGACCGTCCCACCGGACTGCGTGCAGTATTACAGAGAACGAGGATTCGGCTTCCAGCTCTCTAAGGGTCGAGTGGTTCTGATCCGGAGGACTCGGCGGGCCCGCCTCAGGAGGCAGACTCTGCAGCCGGGCCGGATCCCGCTGGAACCGGGTCACGCCCTGCAGATCATCCCCCGCCAGAGGACGCCCGGCCAGTCCGTCACATGGAGCGGCCTGGGATTGGTCAGAGTCCTGGATGGGGCGGGGCTTAGGTTCACTGTAgacaaccttccttcctccatggAGTACCGGCTGGTGATCCGCTACGAGCCCGAG ACTCCATCTGATTGGTTGGCATCAGTCAGCGTCATCACGCTGTCGCCCGGCGATGGCGGCTGCAGCAGCGACCcgacaggaagtaaaactcTGATTCTCCCCGGAAACACCAG AGGCGGCGTTCTGGACTCTCCGCTGTGTCTGAACGCGGCGGCTCGATACTTGGTGGACGTCTCGTTTAACGTTCAGTCCGGACCCGAAGCCTCGCACATCCTCATCGACTCG ATGGGTTTGATTCCCATCATCGAATCCATCCGTGACTTCTGCTCCCAGAGCGAGCTCGACTCTTTCCGACGCTTCCGCTGCGTCGGATTAACCGTCGAACTCGACTCGCAGGAGTCGCTGCCGGAAGTCTGTGAAGGTCTAATCGGGAGCATGTCGGCCCGGATCCACAACGGAGCTGTTC CCTGCAGGTGTAACGTGATTGGCTCTCTCGGACCGTCCTGCAGTAAAGTGGGCGGGTTGTGTGAATGTAAACCCAACGTGATTGGCCGTTGCTGTGATACCTGTGCGCCACAGACTTTTGGATTTGGACCTGACGGCTGCAAAC CGTGTCAGTGCGACCCCCGCGGCTCAGTGTCAGAGCTCTGTGatcaggtcagaggtcagtgtgCGTGTCGCTCAGGGGTGACCGGTCGGCACTGTGGACGCTGTCAGGCGGGATTCTGGGGTTTCCCTCACTGCCGACCCTGCGAGTGCAACGGCCTGTCCGACGTCTGCGATGAACAGAGCGGAGAGTGCCAGACCTGCAGAGAGCACGCCACCGGACCTCGCTGTGACAG gtgtgtggagggttACTATGGTAACCCAGCCTCCAGACAGCCCTGTCAGCCATGCCTGTGTCCAGACATTCAGGGCAGCGGACGATTCTTCGCCTCTTCCTGCAACCAAAACCCACAATCCCTTGGTCTGACCTGCAACTGCTGGGAGGGGCACAAAG GTCCACAGTGCAACAGATGCAGTCCTGGTTTCTATGGCGACCTGACGTTGACGGGTTCCCGCTGTGAAGAGTGTCCGTGCAACAACAACATCGACCCAGACGAGCGAGACGCCTGCGACAGTGTGACCGGAAAATGTCTGCACTGTCTCCACAACACGATGGGACCAAACTGCCAAAACTGCAAACCGGGTTACTATGGCAACGCCCTAGAGCAAGACTGCAAAG AATGCTCCTGTGACCGGCGGGGGACAGAGGTGACTCGGTGTCCTCTGGGGAGTCCCTGTTTCTGTGATCAGGCGACCGGACAGTGCCCCTGCAGGACAGGTGCGATGGGCGTCCTCTGTGACGAGTGTGAGGACGGATACTGGAACCTGGACGGAGCGTCAGGCTGTCAGCCTTGCAGCTGTGATCCTGCAAACTCTTTCTCCAACATCTGCAACAAG GTGTCGGGACAGTGTCCCTGCCGTCCTGAGTTCGGAGGAAGACAGTGTGATGAATGTGGAGAAAATCATTTTGGGAACCCTGACCTGCAGTGCATCt CTTGTGACTGCAACATGGAGGGAACCGTGCGCCCGTCATGTGACCCTGAAACGGGCGAGTGCATGTGTCGGACCGGTGTCACCGGTATCTTCTGTGATGAGTGCGCTCCTGGCTACGACTCAGCGTTCCCCGCCTGTAAGGAGTGTCACCCCTGCACGACCCTCTGGGCCCAAAACGTTACCGACGTGCAGCGAGCGGCTCAGAGGATGAGAACCTTCATTCCTCGCCAGGGTGACAATCAGCCCGGACATAATCGCCACCGGCAAAGGATGCTGGAGATGCACTCTAAGCTGGAAGGTCTCACCAACCTGACGGCACTTTCCCCGCCGAAGGTGGACAAGATGGCAAAACTGTATCAGAAGATCGG GAAGCTGAAAGACAGTATCGACCCCAACGTGATCCTCATCAACCCGACCTCACTGCTCAACACTGAAATAGACAACATTCATCACGAGTTCAAGAAGCTGCtaaacaacctgaaggagaagCTCATGGGGCTGcccgatgatgatgatggcgatgATGAAGACCTGCAGG AACTGCTGGATGAGATCCAGAAGCTTCACAAagacttcctgtctgatgaGAAGAGAGTGAAGAATGCTAACGAAGCTCTGGAGGACTCCATGGACACCAGAGAGGAGGTCAAACACAAACTGAGCaagtgcagcagcagaggagaccTGGCGCCTCTGGAGAAGTCGGTCAAAGCGCTGAGTGTGGTCAGCCTCAACCGTAAG ATCTGTGGAGAACCAGGAGTAGGACAGGAGGACTGTTCAGGATGTGGTGGCGCTCTCTGTCGTCTGCCTCtgggaaacaggaagtgtggcGGTCCAAACTGTGATGGCATCGTTCCTCTGGGTGAAAAAGCTTCAGACACGGCAGATAACGCCAAGGAGAAACTCATCATGCTCTCTGGCAAACTGCAGGAGTCCAAGAACAAG ATCAATGACGCCCAACAGGTGGCTCAGGACACTAAAGCTCTGACCAAAAACCTCCAAGATCGGATCAACAACAACATGGACACCTGGGAGAGAGACAAGAACAAAACCAAGGAGCTCATTCAGCGTGTCAGAGACTACCTGCTGG ATGAGATGGTTCCTCCTGAGGATATTGAGAAAATGGCCCGAGCAGTGCTGGACATCCAGTTACCACGATCACCTGATGAGATTCGATCCATGATCAATAACATCAATGATCTGCTGTCCAATGCCGCCAACTTCCAGGAGGACATGAAGAAGCTGGAACAGCAGGCCAAGACGGCCCAGGACTTGCTGCAGAAAGCCCTGGAGCTCAA gGAACAGACGAAGAACATTGATATGAACAAGATCAGCCAAGATATTTATGAAGCAGAGAAAGCTCAGAGCAAAGCCAACGACGACCTGGAGACAGCCAGTGGAGACAAGGACATGGCCAAAGACCGACTCCGAGAA ATTACAGACAAACTGGACGATGATGAGAAGAAGCTTATGAGCCCTCGACCCAAACAGCTGTTGGACAACATAGAAGCGCTCAAAAGgaaaactgaacagaacagagaaCAAGCTAAAGAGGCCAAAGAGGCTGCAGACGCAGCTACAGGCAGCAGTAAAGATGCAGAGACG GAGCTGGACAAGGTGAGAAAGCTGTTTGAGGTTTTAAAGCAGCAAAAAGGGAACGAGTCAGTTCAGGACGAAGCTGGAAAACGTCTGAAGAACATCGTGGAGGAGGTCGAGATGCTGAGGCGGcaagtggaggacaaacagcgaCTCATAGAAg